A single Thiohalobacter thiocyanaticus DNA region contains:
- a CDS encoding endonuclease III domain-containing protein, with protein sequence MSLRLSKRVLLRTFDHLYAQHGPQHWWPGETPFEVMVGAILTQNTAWTNVERAIANLRQADCLTPECLLATDFDQVADWLRPSGYFNIKTRRLREFCVWYLDQGGYARLRRRRTHTLRTALLGVRGIGPETADDILLYAFNRPVFVIDAYTRRLLTRLGLIAGDEPYDSLRLAVEAALPGDVRLFNEYHALIVNHAKDYCRPKPRCEACRLRRGCGGVPEVSRRMGGAQRNPSRRGK encoded by the coding sequence ATGTCGCTGCGGCTGTCGAAACGCGTCCTGCTGCGGACCTTCGATCACCTCTATGCCCAGCACGGTCCCCAGCACTGGTGGCCGGGCGAGACGCCGTTCGAAGTCATGGTCGGCGCCATCCTCACCCAGAACACCGCCTGGACCAATGTCGAGCGCGCCATCGCCAATCTCCGGCAGGCGGACTGCCTGACACCGGAGTGTCTCCTCGCAACAGACTTCGACCAGGTCGCCGACTGGCTGCGTCCCTCCGGCTATTTCAACATCAAGACCCGGCGGCTGCGCGAGTTCTGTGTCTGGTACCTGGACCAGGGCGGTTATGCGCGCCTGCGCCGGCGTCGTACCCACACCCTGCGCACGGCCCTGCTGGGGGTGCGCGGCATCGGTCCGGAGACGGCCGACGATATCCTGCTGTATGCCTTCAACCGGCCGGTGTTCGTGATCGACGCCTACACCCGGCGGTTGTTAACGCGTCTGGGACTGATTGCAGGCGACGAACCCTACGACAGCCTGCGCCTGGCGGTGGAGGCGGCGCTGCCCGGGGATGTGCGGCTGTTCAACGAATATCACGCCCTGATCGTCAACCATGCCAAGGACTACTGCCGGCCGAAGCCGCGGTGTGAGGCCTGCCGGCTGCGGCGGGGATGTGGGGGCGTGCCAGAGGTATCGCGTAGGATGGGTGGAGCGCAGCGCAACCCATCACGGCGCGGTAAATGA
- the rluB gene encoding 23S rRNA pseudouridine(2605) synthase RluB, which translates to MPERLQKVLARQGLGSRRQIEEWIRAGRLSVNGRIATLGVTVSEADQVLLDGRPVMVSEQRPFPRVIAYHKPEGEITSRRDPEGRPSVFDRLPPLTQGRWVAVGRLDINTSGLLLLTDDGELANRLMHPSRQIEREYAVRVFGQVDGLVIDNLLGGVQLEEGMARFEAITEAGGRGANQWYHVVLKEGRNREVRRLWESQGLQVSRLIRVRYGPVAMPPGLREGRWENLPAAAVNQLLNLVGLHKQDYAPRVRTAPAAPKRKPAARSGPPRRSGPRRR; encoded by the coding sequence ATGCCCGAACGCCTGCAGAAAGTCCTCGCCCGCCAGGGCCTCGGCTCGCGCCGCCAGATTGAGGAGTGGATCCGCGCCGGGCGTCTGAGCGTGAACGGCCGGATTGCCACCCTGGGCGTGACCGTCTCCGAAGCCGACCAGGTGCTGCTCGATGGCAGGCCCGTCATGGTGTCCGAACAGCGCCCCTTTCCGCGCGTGATCGCCTATCACAAGCCCGAGGGCGAGATCACCAGCCGCAGGGATCCCGAAGGCCGGCCGAGCGTATTCGACCGGCTGCCGCCGCTGACGCAGGGCCGCTGGGTCGCCGTCGGCCGGCTGGATATCAATACCTCCGGGCTGCTGCTGCTGACCGACGACGGCGAACTCGCCAACCGGTTGATGCATCCCTCGCGCCAGATCGAGCGGGAGTATGCCGTGCGGGTGTTCGGCCAGGTCGATGGCCTGGTGATCGACAACCTGCTCGGCGGCGTGCAGCTGGAAGAGGGCATGGCGCGGTTCGAAGCCATCACCGAGGCCGGCGGCCGCGGCGCCAACCAGTGGTATCACGTGGTACTGAAGGAGGGGCGCAACCGCGAGGTGCGGCGGCTGTGGGAGTCGCAGGGACTGCAGGTCAGCCGCCTGATCCGGGTGCGTTATGGGCCGGTCGCGATGCCGCCCGGTCTCAGGGAGGGCCGCTGGGAGAACCTGCCCGCCGCCGCGGTCAATCAGCTGCTGAACCTGGTCGGGCTGCACAAGCAGGACTATGCCCCGCGCGTCCGTACGGCCCCGGCGGCACCCAAACGCAAGCCCGCGGCCCGCAGCGGTCCGCCGCGCCGTTCCGGACCGCGCCGCCGCTGA
- the scpB gene encoding SMC-Scp complex subunit ScpB: MSDLSLKHILEAALLAAGRPLTLEQMQNLFSEVERPDKTELRDALKELDADYSGRGLELREVASGFRIQVRQQLEPWISRLWEERAPKYSRALLETLALVAYRQPITRGEIEDVRGVSVSTTIMKTLQEREWVRVVGHRDVPGRPAMYGTTREFLDYFNLKSLDELPTLAELRDIDSINAELNFSDAGTVPDELGDPSAIDVTATPDDTDIQASAAVAWEEDEAQAAADDTAPRDPAEQASAEPPSEMLH, translated from the coding sequence ATGAGCGATCTGTCACTGAAGCACATTCTCGAAGCGGCCCTGCTGGCCGCGGGCCGGCCGCTGACGCTGGAGCAGATGCAGAATCTGTTCAGCGAGGTCGAGCGCCCGGACAAGACCGAACTGCGCGATGCCCTCAAGGAACTGGACGCGGATTACAGCGGCCGCGGGCTGGAACTGAGGGAGGTCGCCAGCGGCTTCCGCATCCAGGTGCGCCAGCAGCTCGAGCCCTGGATCTCGCGGCTGTGGGAGGAGCGCGCGCCCAAGTATTCGCGCGCCCTGCTGGAGACCCTGGCCCTGGTGGCCTATCGCCAGCCCATCACCCGCGGCGAGATCGAGGACGTGCGCGGTGTCAGCGTGAGCACCACCATCATGAAGACCCTGCAGGAGCGCGAATGGGTGCGGGTGGTGGGGCATCGCGACGTGCCGGGCCGGCCGGCCATGTACGGCACCACCCGGGAATTCCTGGACTATTTCAATCTCAAGTCGCTGGACGAACTGCCCACCCTGGCCGAGTTGCGCGACATCGACAGCATCAATGCCGAACTGAATTTCAGCGATGCCGGGACGGTGCCGGACGAGCTGGGGGATCCATCCGCCATCGATGTCACGGCCACGCCTGACGATACCGACATTCAGGCCAGCGCCGCGGTGGCGTGGGAGGAGGATGAAGCGCAGGCCGCTGCCGATGATACGGCCCCGCGCGACCCGGCCGAGCAGGCATCGGCCGAACCACCGTCCGAGATGCTGCATTAA